One genomic segment of Stenotrophomonas sp. 704A1 includes these proteins:
- the hisIE gene encoding bifunctional phosphoribosyl-AMP cyclohydrolase/phosphoribosyl-ATP diphosphatase HisIE, whose translation MSIEVRPSPQALESLDWAKGDGLLPAVVQDADTLQVLMLGYVNAESLHITRVTGQMTFYSRSRQRLWTKGEQSGHVLAVQSIRVDCDADTVLVLARPAGPTCHTGADSCFDQAPKDFLGALDRLVAVRDAQRPAGSYTTTLFEGGVRRIAQKVGEEGVETALAAVAQDDDALLGEAADLLYHLLVLLRARGLSLEDARAVLEKRHR comes from the coding sequence ATGTCTATTGAAGTACGCCCTTCGCCGCAGGCGCTGGAATCGCTCGACTGGGCAAAGGGCGATGGCCTGCTTCCGGCCGTGGTGCAGGATGCCGATACCCTGCAGGTGCTGATGCTGGGCTATGTCAACGCCGAGTCGCTGCACATCACCCGGGTGACCGGGCAGATGACCTTCTACAGCCGCAGCAGGCAGCGCCTGTGGACCAAGGGCGAACAGTCCGGCCACGTGCTGGCGGTGCAGTCGATCCGCGTGGACTGCGACGCCGACACCGTGCTGGTGCTGGCGCGCCCGGCCGGTCCGACCTGCCACACCGGCGCCGACAGCTGTTTCGACCAGGCGCCGAAGGATTTCCTGGGAGCGCTGGACCGGCTGGTCGCGGTGCGCGATGCGCAGCGGCCCGCCGGCAGCTATACCACCACGCTGTTCGAAGGCGGTGTCCGCCGCATCGCGCAGAAGGTGGGCGAGGAGGGCGTGGAGACTGCGCTGGCCGCGGTCGCGCAGGACGACGACGCGCTGCTCGGCGAAGCGGCCGACCTGCTGTATCACCTGCTGGTGCTGCTGCGCGCACGCGGGCTGTCGCTGGAGGATGCGCGGGCGGTCCTGGAAAAGCGTCATCGTTGA
- a CDS encoding calcineurin-like phosphoesterase family protein, whose product MKLPAAWLCCLLLTSPAWAADTTVSGKVYLERDGKAGRGATDPGLAGVQVSNGETIVRTAADGSYSLPVRDGQTVFVIKPDAYSFPKAADGLPSFWRHYRPTGSAVLKYGGIAATGDATRSWDFALQSDRHDSRRGFQMLVFTDSQTASLQDIGYYQQSIVAPLVGQTKARLGTTLGDIVNDDLSLYPAINQVTTQLGVPWFHVPGNHDLDFDAASDAHSLDSWRNIYGPDTYAVEEGGASFVFLDDVVYDPKAKPKYVGGLREDQFTFLAGYLQGLRKDRLLVLGMHIPLFDAAPGRETFRHADRQRLFDLLKDFRNVLVLSGHSHTQQHVYHGKAEGWQGDKPLHEYNVGANCGAFWSGVKNAAGVPDSTMSDGTPKGYALLDVAGNGSYRLQYRVAGAAASEQIGLHAPKVLRQGAYPAWGVYANVYMGEDASVVEYRIDGGAWQPMKQVSQPDPRLMVENVADDLAPALRGYDRSPEATASPHLWRGALPTDLAVGSHKVEVRSTQPDGAVFTATTSYSLQTARP is encoded by the coding sequence ATGAAACTGCCTGCCGCCTGGTTGTGCTGCCTGCTGCTGACCTCGCCGGCCTGGGCCGCCGATACGACGGTCAGTGGCAAGGTCTATCTGGAACGCGACGGCAAGGCCGGTCGTGGTGCCACCGACCCGGGCCTGGCAGGTGTGCAGGTCTCCAACGGCGAAACCATCGTCAGGACCGCGGCCGATGGCAGCTATTCGCTGCCGGTGCGCGATGGGCAGACGGTGTTCGTGATCAAGCCCGACGCCTATTCCTTCCCGAAGGCGGCCGACGGCCTGCCCTCGTTCTGGCGCCACTACCGCCCCACCGGTTCAGCGGTGCTGAAGTACGGCGGCATCGCCGCCACCGGTGATGCCACCCGCAGCTGGGATTTCGCCCTGCAGTCGGATCGCCACGACAGCCGTCGCGGCTTCCAGATGCTGGTGTTCACCGATTCGCAGACCGCCAGCCTGCAGGACATCGGCTATTACCAGCAGTCGATCGTGGCCCCGCTGGTGGGCCAGACCAAGGCCCGGCTGGGCACCACCCTGGGCGACATCGTCAACGACGACCTGAGCCTGTACCCGGCGATCAACCAGGTCACCACCCAGCTGGGCGTGCCGTGGTTCCATGTGCCCGGCAATCACGATCTGGATTTCGACGCGGCCAGTGATGCGCATTCGCTCGACAGCTGGCGCAACATCTATGGGCCCGATACCTACGCGGTGGAAGAGGGCGGCGCCAGTTTCGTGTTCCTCGACGACGTGGTGTACGACCCGAAGGCGAAGCCGAAGTACGTAGGCGGCCTGCGCGAAGATCAGTTCACCTTCCTGGCAGGCTATCTGCAGGGCCTGCGCAAGGACCGCCTGCTGGTGCTGGGCATGCACATCCCGTTGTTCGACGCAGCGCCGGGGCGCGAAACCTTCCGCCATGCCGACCGCCAGCGCCTGTTCGACCTGTTGAAGGACTTCCGCAACGTGCTGGTGCTCAGTGGCCACAGCCATACCCAGCAGCACGTGTACCACGGCAAAGCCGAGGGTTGGCAGGGTGACAAGCCGCTGCACGAATACAACGTCGGCGCCAACTGCGGCGCGTTCTGGTCGGGGGTGAAGAATGCCGCCGGCGTGCCGGACAGCACCATGAGCGACGGCACGCCCAAGGGCTATGCGCTGCTGGACGTGGCCGGCAACGGCAGCTACCGCCTGCAGTACCGCGTGGCCGGCGCCGCCGCCAGCGAGCAGATCGGCCTGCATGCGCCGAAGGTGCTGCGCCAGGGGGCCTACCCGGCGTGGGGCGTGTACGCCAACGTGTACATGGGCGAGGATGCCAGCGTGGTCGAGTACCGCATCGATGGCGGTGCCTGGCAGCCGATGAAGCAGGTCAGCCAGCCCGATCCGCGGCTGATGGTGGAGAACGTGGCCGACGATCTGGCGCCTGCGCTGCGGGGCTACGACCGTTCGCCGGAAGCCACCGCCTCGCCGCACCTGTGGCGCGGCGCGCTGCCGACCGATCTGGCGGTGGGCAGCCACAAGGTCGAGGTGCGGTCCACCCAGCCGGACGGCGCGGTGTTCACCGCCACCACCAGCTACAGTCTGCAGACCGCCCGGCCCTGA